The following is a genomic window from Armatimonadota bacterium.
TGACGCCACCGCCATCTCGTACATGTACCAGCGCGGGCGCGACGTGCTCGCCGCGACGATGCTGGCGGCGACCGTCGCCGCGGCGATGCGCCCGGAGGCAACCGTGGACGACGTCCTGGAAGCGGCGCTCGCGGCGGCGCCCAAGGAGCGGCTGCACAGCTTCGACGACCGACCGTTCCGCAGCGCCTACGACTACATCCAAGCCTGCCTCGACATCGCCGACAAGTACGATGACGTGCTTGCGGTCCGCGCGGAGCTATGCGAGAAATGCCTGCTCTACCACATGATAGATCCGCTTGAGCTGTGGGGCTTCGCGCTTGCCATGTTCAAGATCGCCGACGGCGACGTGCGCCAGGCGGCCATCGGCGGCACCAATATCGGCCGCGATTCCGACACCATCGCCGGGCGGGCCGCTATGCTCGCAGGCACGCTGCGCGGCGCCGGATCGGTGCCTGAGGACTGGAAGCAGTTGTTCACCCCGGAGTCGCTTGGGCGCATCGAGCGCAACGCCTCGCGTTTCGCCGATCTCATCCTCGGCGCGAGGACCCGGCGGCTGGCAAGCCGCGGCGCAAAATAGGCGGGCGCGCAGCTTCGGTGGAGGCGCTCAAGCGGGCGGCGTCGAAATCCCGGAGGCGGCATCAGCGAGACCCGATGGCGCTGAACGGAAAGGAATGGCATGTCTGTCACCGCCGCTGACAGAGCGACGCTGCGCGACTTGGCCGAGCGGGTCGCGGAGATCGCCGCTCATCCGCAGAACGCCGCCAACCGCGAGGAATGGAAGCGCCACAACGGCTTGAAGCCGGGCAAGGCGATGGTCCTCGTATTCCCCGAGGGCGCGTGGCAGGATCTCTTGCCCGACAGCGTCCTCACCGTGGCCGATCCCACCTTCCGCCGTTGGGAATGGCATCTGCGCCATATCATCTACCGCTGGGAGCACCTGCGCGACGACAATGTAATCGAGCCGAGGCTCAAGGTCGGGCTCGCGTACAGCAATACCGGGTGGGGCATGGATGCCAAGCAGATCAACAGTCCCGCGGGGCGCGGTGCGTGGGCGTTCGACCCGGTGATCAAGGACCCCGAGGACGCGAGAAAGCTGAAGCAGCCTGCGCTCACGGTGGACGAGAAGAAGACGCAGGAGAACTTCGAGACCGTGCGCGACGTGTTCGGCGACATCCTGGAGGTGAACCTGCACAGGCGGATCGGAATTGACACGAGCCTGATCGGGACGCTGGTGAGGTTCCGCGGACTTGACCAGATTATGCTCGACATGTGCGACCGCCCGCAGTGGCTGCACGATGTGATGACGTTCATGACGGAGGCGACCGAGCGCTTGCTCGATCAGGTCGAGCAAGTGCCTGACCTGAGTCTCAACAACGGCGATGACTATGTCGGCTCGGGCGGCGTCGGGTACACCGACGATCTGCCCGGCCCCGGGTTCGACGGCCGGGTGCGCCTGCGCGACCTCTGGGGTTTCGCGGAGGCGCAGGAGTTGGCGCTGGTGTCGCCGGCGATGCACGAGGAGTTTGTGCTGCAATACCAGGGGCGGCTGCTCGACCGCTTCGGGCTCAGCTGCTACGGGTGCTGCGAAGATGTGACCCATAAACTCGGAATCATCCAAGGGGTGCCGCGGCTGCGCCGCGTATCGGTCAGCCCGTGGACCGACCTGCGGGCCGCGGCGGAGGCGCTCCAGAACAGGATTGTCTTTTCCTGGAAGCCGAATCCGGCACCGATCTGCCTGCAGTTCGATGCCGACCGCGTACGCCGAGAGATCAACGAGTGCCTGGACATCGCCGACGGATGCATCGTCGAGATGATCCTCAAGGACACGCACACCGTCCGCGACGACCCTGACTCATTGTCGAACTGGGTCAAGGTCGCCGGAGAAGTCACTGCGGCGCGAGCGTGAGCGCGGATCTGGGCGCATCCACGGATTGCGCGGATTCCGAGGATTGGGAACATGGCTGGATGGGAATCCGCGTGATCTATGAAATCCGCGGACATGCCGTATTCGCGTTCATCCTCGTCAATCCGCGGCTCGAATACCGTGAACTCGCTCGAGCGTCATAACCTGGCTCAGATCGAGGCGCTGAATCAGCGCGGCGGGCGCATGCTGAGCGTGGTTGACCTGCTGGCCGCAGGGACGCTCGATCTCGAGGTGGCGAGTTGCTTGTGCGCGCTCGTCGGGCGCGGGGCGAGCTTTCTGTCCGGGGCGGTGCCGGGGGGCGCCGGCAAGACGACGGTCATGGCGGCGATCCTGGCGTTCCTGCCGCCGGGAGTCGAGATCGTGACGGTTGACGACGAGCGCGTGCTGGCCGCTGCGGGCGGTTCGCGGGACCGCCGCAGATGCTATCTCGCGCACGAGATCGGCTCGGGGCACTGGTACGGCTACATCTGGGGGCGCGCCGTGCAGGACTATGTGAACCTGGCGCGGCGGGGCGATATGATCGCAACCGGGCTTCACGCCGACACGCTGCCGCAGCTTCGGGAGATGCTGCTTGCGCCGCCGCTCTCGGTGGACGAAGAGGCGCTGGCGGCCCTCGATTTCACCCTGTTCGTGGCCGCTGAGCGGCGCGGGCCGGCGGTGCTGCGCCGAGTGTCCGCCGTGCACGCAGGCGCCAGCGCGGACGCGCCTGTCCTTTTCACGTGGGACCGCAAGTCGGACGCGTTCCGCCGCCACGCGGGCATCGAAGCCTACGTGCCTCAAGATGAGCGCGCGGCGCTTGCCGATTTTCTGCGAGGCCTACTCGACCGCCGCGTTACGCGCCTGGAGCAAGTGCGCGCCGCATATGTCGAGTTCCTCGCGGGACGGGACGCCTCGTAGTGACGCGCTCCTCCCCCACTAGCGACCGCGCGGGCCTCAGCATGATCACCCGCATCTGGCTTGCCCTCCGCGCGTACCTGATCGGGCTGGCGGGCATCACCCTCATCGCCTACATCACCGCGTGGGCGGAGCTGCAGGCCGGGAGCATGCAGATCAGCATCCACCAGTTTCCGCCGAGCGTGCTCGCCGTGTTCTTCCTGCTCGTGGTCGGGAACAAAGGCATCCGGAGGTTGAGCGGACTGTGGGGGATGTCGGCGTTCGAGTGGCTGACGATCTACACGATGATGCTGCTCGGGGCGATGCTGTCCTCGCGCGGGCTGATGGAGCGCCTCCTGCCGTTAATGGTGGGCGTCAACTACTTCGCCGATACGACGAACAAGTGGTCCACGTTGTACTTCCGCTACATCCCGGACTGGCTGGTGCCGTGGGACACGACTGGCGAGGAGAAGCAATTCGTCGCCAAGGCGTTCTATGAAGGGCTGAGCGAAGGCGAGCACATCCCGTGGGGGCTGTGGATCGGGCCGCTGGCGGTGTGGCTGGCACTCATGGTGTGCATTTTCGCCGCGTTTATCTGCCTCTCGACGATCCTGCATCGTCAATGGGCGGACAATGAGAAGCTGACGTTTCCGCTGGCGCAGATACCGGTCGAGATGATCCGCGACCAGACGCTCGCCGACGCGCCGCCGCTGTTCCGCAGCAAGCTGCTATGGATGGGGTTTGCCATACCGGCCATAATCCACAGCATGAACGGGCTGAGCCGCATTTACCCGTTCATCCCTTCGCTCCAGGTGACGATGACGCTCAACCAATACTTCACGACCAAGCCGTGGAGCGACATCAGCTACCTGCGCGCGAATCTATCGTTCGCGGCGATCGGGTTCTTCTATCTCCTGCCCGCGGACCTGACGTTCGCGTTCTGGTTTTTCTACCTCTTCGGCAAGGTGCAGGACGTGATCGGCGCGATGTTCGGCGCCATCCATCGTCCGGCGCCCCACGCCACGACCCACATGTATTTGGCGTACGAGACGGCGGGGGCGTTCTTCGTGCTCGCGCTCTACTTCCTCTACGTGGCGTGGCCGCATATCAAACGCGCGCTCGATCGCAGGCGTCCCATTGACGACACGGGCGAGCTACTCCCCTACCGCGCGGCGTTCATCGGGCTGTTCGCGAGCCTGGGCCTGGCATGTGTGTGGTGTTATCTGACGGGCATGTCGCTGTGGCTAGCGGCGTTCGAGTTGGGGGTGTACGTATTCGTGCAGGCGATCATCATGGCGCGGTGCACGGCGGAGGCGGGCCTGCTGATGACGGAGGGATCGTTTACGCCGCTGGACGTCATCGGCGTGGTGTCGGACAAGGGAGTCGTCGGGCCGCGCAATTTGACGGCGCTTGCGTGGACCCAGGGGGCGCTGACGCGCGACCTTCGCGGGATGACGCTGACCGGGTATCTCGACACGCAGAAGATCGCGGACGGCGTGGGCGTGACGCGCCGCCGGATGCTCGGCGTCTATGTCCTCGCCCTGCTCGCCACGTTCGTCATCGCCGGGTACATCGAGCTGCGCCTGCCCTACGAGAAAGGCGCGCTCACTCTCTATGGCTATAGCTACCGGACCAACTCGATTCAGTTTTTCCGCGAACACCAGCCGCTGATGGGGCGGCAGACGCCGTTCAACTGGGAGGCGCCGTTGTTCTTCGTGGCCGGCTCGGCGTTCACAGTTTTCCTCGGCCTAATGCGCCTGCGGTTCTACTGGTGGCCGTTCCACCCCTTGGGATTTGCGATGTCGGCATCGTGGGCGCTGATCGTGTTCTGGTTCCCGATGATGGTGGCGTGGGCGCTGAAGAGCGCGACGCTGCGCTACTCGGGCATGCGGGGGTTCGTGTGGGCGCGGCCGTTCTTCCTCGGTCTCGTGTTCGGCGAGTTGATCGCCGCAGTCACGTGGGCGATCCTGGCGGGGATGTGGAACTTCCCCGCGCCGACCATCGCGGTGGACTGACGGCGGGCCGCGCTCAACGCGCCCGTAGGAGCCGCGCCCCGCGGCGACTGCTCCTCGGATTCGGGTTCGATTCCCGGTGCCGCCACCATAGCTGCCTCACCAGGCCGCTGTGTGGTATCCCGGCTTCTTCGTCCCTCGCCTGGTAACGCGGAATGTCGCGAAATATCTTTCGAGCCAATGCAAAATATACTTGACATTGTGCCTATTATATGTTACATTTCAGGCGTAGTCCCTTGGGAATTGGAGCATCGGCATGAGGAAGGCGGATTTGCGTGTTCGCAACCGGGTCAAGCTGGCGCGGGTGGAACGCGGCTACACGCAGCAGGAGCTGGCGGACCTGATCGGGGTGACCCGGCAGACCATCGGGTTGATCGAGGCGGAACAGTATAACCCGACGATCACCTTATGCCTGTGCCTCGCGCAGGCGTTAGACAAGTCGTTGACCGATCTCTTTTGGGCGGAGGAACCCCAATGAGCAACCACTATGATGAACGCATCGTTGCCACACAACAGCGCTGGGCGGCGCGCGGAATGTGGATATTCAGCATCGCGCTGAGCATCGACCTGATGGTACGCCTCCTGATCCTGAAACAAGATCCCCGGCAATGCCTGGATATTTCGCTGATCTGGATGGCGACGGTGCTATACGTCGCCTACGGCATGATTGCGAGCGGCGTGGCGCCGTACGGAAACAAATGGTCGACGGGCTTGCTGGTCGTACTAATCATCGCGGTGGAGGTTCCGGTGGTGTTGGCGTTCATGGGCATGGTACACACGCTGGCCGATCTTATCGGCATCATCGTCGGCGCCGCCGCCAGCGCTTTCGTGATGCTTATCATTCTGCGCGGCATCTATAGCAGGTGGGAGCACGTAACCCTCGGGCGTGGATCGCAGGAAGAATGATCGGCGACTCTCCTGTGTCTTGGTGAGCTTGTTCTTGGTGTTTCGGGAACAACTTCTCCGAAACACCGAGGTGTACATTGGCGAAATCGATTCTCTGGGACGGGCAGCAGCGACGGCGCGGCCCGGGGCGGGGAGAGGACACAAGCAGATCGTCAGGTGAACAACAATAAGTCATCGGAGATCTTGGTCGCGCTTTCTATCGCGATCCTGCTCATTCTCGCGGCCCGGGGCGTGAGACCGACTGTAGAGATTCGGCGACGCTGAGATCGCTCTCTGGACGAGAGAGAGCGTTTCGATACCAGCATCCCCTACTCCAAAACGCTCTGACATCGAAATCGGCGACCTCGTCCACAGCCAGAGAATGTTTCGATCTCGGGTCGTTTTGCTCCACCACCCTTCGACTTTATCGCTTTGGGGAAGCGCCGAGGCGCTTCGAGTGTCAAGCCAGCACCAAAGTGACCTGACAACGAAAGCTCCCAGTTAGTCACAGCCTCCTTGCGTGGGCGCCTGGCGAGGCAGGAGGCAAGCCCATGTCCAACGAGGTCGCTTCCTGCGGGCGGATCTGGGATAGCGCACCCGGCAGCAGCGCCTCGGCGGCAAGGCACCGAAGCAACGAGCCGGACAGAACAGCGGGTAGACTGATTCCTCAACGCCAATGCCCCGTGATATGCTCACAGGCAGGGCTTGCCTGGCCCCAAGGGAGGGAGACTGGATGATCGCTGATGCCTCTCCGGTTCTCATCTGAGAACCACAGTATCCCCTATGGAAGGAATTCGCAAATGCAATCAAGCACGGCTCACGAAGATATGTTAGACTGCTGAGTCAGAGCGTGGGAAGAATGAAGAGGTCAACGTTAAAGGCGTACAAAGAGCGTATGCTGCGAGTACTCGTGTACATCCAACAACACCTCGATGATGAGCTCTCCCTTGAGGAGTTGGCGGGAGTCGCCTGCTTTTCACCGTATCACTTTCATCGCATTTTCCGCGGCATGCTGGGGGAATCAGTCGGGGAGCACATCCGGCGCCTCCGGTTGGAGCGCGCGGCGTCACAGCTTAAGCGCAGCGACAAGCCGATCATAAAGATCGCGCTCGAGGCCGGCTACGAAACCCACGAGGCATTCAGTCGCGCCTTCAAAGCTATGGAAAGCGTCTCGCCCTCCGAGTTTCGCTCATGCAGCCGCTCTACTTCGCGCATCAGCACGGCCTCTGGTGTTCACTACCGCGGGGGAAAGCAATTGAAGGACTTCAACCCCATCTGCTCAGGAGGCGAAATCATGGAGGTGAGGATCCAGAATATCGAACCAATGCGTGCAGCCTTCGTCCGCCACACCGGGCCGTACGGTGAATGCAGCACCGCCTGGGGCAAGCTCACCGCGCAGCTCGGCAGGCAGGGCATGCTTGGGGGCGACACGAGATTCATCGGCATCTGCTACGACGACCCGGAGATTACACCTCCAGAGAAGCTTCGCTACGATGCGTGTGTCACGGTGAATGACGACTTTGAGGCTGAAGGCGAGATTGGCCTGCAGACTATCACCGGCGGGCAGTATGCCGTCACGACTCATTTTGGAGCTTATGAGAAGCTAGGTGAGACATACGCGAAGCTGCTCGGAGAGTGGCTGCCAATGAGCGGCCGGGAGTTGCGTTCTGCGCCGTGCCTGGAGTGCTATCTCAACGATCCGGATGGCACGGAGCCCGAGGACCTGATCACTGATATCTACGCACCGTTGGAACCGCGATAGGAGCGAACTCAGGAACAAGCTGTACGCAGCAGCCGACAGTTCATCTTGTTTGTCCAGCACATTCGAAAACCTGGCAGAGGAGTCCGGATGATGGCAACACAGGAGAAGATTGATCTCTTCAGAACGCACCAAGATGAATATGCGGCGCCTAAGTCGCCCATCCTCGTTAATATTCGGGAGGGGATCTATCTCACCATTGAGGGGCACGGCGCACCAGGAGGTGCGGAATTCACGGCGAAGGTTGGTGCGCTCTATGGGGTCGCCTACACGATCAAGATGACGCGCCGATTTGCCGGGGAACAAGACTATGTGATCGGCAAGCTGGAGGCCCAGTGGTGGGGCGAGAAGGAAGGCGTCCGATTCGAACAACTCCCAAGGGAGAAATGGAACTGGAGGCTGTTGATCCGCACGCCTGGCTTTGTCGGCAAGCATGAGCTAAAGCAAGCTGTCTCGGCCCTGCTCGATAAAGGCAAGCAACGCGAGGTTGCTCAGGTCCGGCTCGAAAAGATGGCCGAGGGCATGTGCATCCAGATGCTCCACGTGGGGCCATACGAGCGCGAGAGTGACACAATCGGAGAGATGAAGGAATTTGCCTATCGGGAAGGGCTGGTGCCCGTCGGCAAGCATCATGAGATCTACCTTTCAGATCCACGTCGCGTCCCACCCGAACGGCTGAAGACGATCCTGCGGATGCCGGTTGTGTGCCGCGACTGATCCCAGGCTGGGATCGGGGCAAGGTTCACACCGAAGCAAAACGTCGTCTCTGCTCAGCAGAAATGAGACAATACTCTTATCGCTTTGGCGACTTACCACCCAGGCCGGCCTTGTTTCGACACGGGTGATGTCTCCTCACCAAACTGGCGCCGGGTCGAGATCCGCGACCTCGTCCGCAGTCGGAGAATGTTTCGATCCCAGGTCGTTTTCCTCCACCAGCCTTCGCTGAAGCTACGGCTGGCAAGCCGTGGTTCCGGCGAAGGCTGGTGCCCGCCGAAGCCTTGGCGACGGAGGGCGTCATCATGAAGCGCGTCTATCTCCTTGAGAGCGTGCGCTATCCGCGGCAGCGATACGTTGGACTAGCATCGGACCCAGAGGAACGTCTGAAAGAGCACAACGCTGGCAAGTCGCCCCATACGTCGAGGTACGTGCCGTGGCGCATCGTAGCAGCAGTCCGTTTCGAGAAGGCAGGCCGGGCCGTGGCATTTGAACGGTATCTAAAGTCGGGGCCGGGTCGCGCCTTCGCCAAACGACATTTCTGGTGATGCGGCACGGGCTGACCCGTCTTCCGCCCCGTCTGGCCGCCCCACCTCATGATGCTTCGTAGCGAAGTCGCTTCCAGCCGTCGTCGCCGAAGGCTACTTCGGCGCAGTAGGCACTTCGCAGAGTAGCCAAGGAGAGTCGTCGGACGCAACTCGCTCGCACCCGAATCAATGACTCCGAGCCGGCACCGCTGCGTGGTAGCGGGCGCGGATCTGGTCGCCGGTCATGTTGCCGACGTACAGTCGGAACTCGCCGATGAGCCCGCGCAAGGCGTGGTTGCCGCGATAATCAGCAACCGGTGTGCCTGCGTCCGTGCCGAGCTGCATGTCTTCGTTCGGGTCGGCGGCGATGAACGCTGACCCCTCGCGCGAGGCGACCTCCTCGCCGTTGACGTAGAGCTTCATCCGCCGATCAGCGGTGAGCGCCGCCGCGAGGTGCACCCACTCGCCGTTGATCGTGCGGTTTGCGCCGACCTTCTCAACGACTCCCGCTATCCGCAGCGCGAAGTGCGGCCTGCCATCCTTGAGGTACAGCGAGAAGCCGTGAGTCTCGCCGCCGCGCGCAGCCACGACGCCGTCGCGCCCCGTCGCGTTGATCCACGCGTCGACTGCGAACGGGGTGTTGCTGACGTTGAGCGACCGAGACTTCGGCACCTCCACGCGCTCGTTTCCGGTGAATTGCAGCGCGGTGCCGCCGCGCCAACGGCGGCGTCGCGCGCCGTGAATCGCGCCGTCATTGCCATGTCCGGACGCGTCGGCGACCCTTGCCGGGTCGTCCCCATCAAAGCGATAGTGCAGGACCAGGCCTCTGGCTTTCTGCGTCACAACCGGCGCGGGCGGCGGCTCGGCATAATCCGTCTCGCGTTTCAGGCGTTCCAACTCCCGCTTCATCACATCGAGCTGCGGCGCGTAGAGCGGGTCGAGGGCGAGGTTGCGCATCTCGTGCGGGTCATTTTCCAGATTGTACAACTCGTCAATGTCGTCAATCCAGGGATACGTGATGTACTTCCAGCGCGTCGTGCGCACGCCGAGCATGGTCGGGATGCCAGGCAGCCAGTCCTCTTTCCAGTACTGGTAGAGGAACGATGTGCGAGCCCGGTATTCGCCGCCCGCGAGCAGCGGCGCGAACGAGCGGCCCTGCATGAAATCCGGCACCGGCACGCCGGCGATATCGAGCATGGTCGGCGCGAGGTCCACGTTGAGGATCATCTCGTCGGGCGTCGCGCCCGCGGGAGCCAGTGGCGGATAGCGCATGAGGAGCGGAATCAGGATGGACTCCTCGTACATCAGGCGCTTGTCGCCGCGGCGATGCTCGCCGTGGAAGAATCCGTTGTCGCCGGCGAAGACGATGACGGTAGAATCCAAAACGCCGAGCTGTCCCAACGTTTCGAGCACCTTGCCGACACCCTCGTCAACGGCGGCGAGCGCGCGGTAGTAGTTAAGCTGGCTCCTGTTGCGCGGGTTCCAGTCGCCGGGCGGGATTCTGTCGGGCACGGGCTTGTCCTGGTCGGCAAGCCACTCCTGGCGGCGCGCGCCGCGCACCATGGACGCGCGGAGCCATTCCGGCTTGCCTGCGAAATCGTCGTCGAAGCTGGCCGGCTCGGGCATGTCCACATCCTGATAGAGATCCGCGTGACGCGCGGCCGGCGTGAACGGCCCATGTACGGCCTTATGTGACAAGTACAGGCAGAAGGGCCGGGATCGCGGGCGTTGGAGCCAGTTGACCGCGTATTCGGTGAGCAGGTCGGTCATGTAGCCCTGCGCCTTGAAGTCGCGTCCGTTTTCGTTGAGCTGGGGGTCGCCGTACGTGCCCTGGCCTTTGAAACTGAGCCAGTAGTCGAAGCCGGGCCGCGGCTGAGCCGTGGGCGCCATGTGCCACTTGCCGATGAACGCGGTGTCATAGCCGACGCCGCTCAGGATCGCGGGGAAATGGCGCAGGGGCGGCCCGAACTCCTCGCCCTGGTTGGTGCGCACGCCATGCGTGTGCGGGTAAGTGCCGGTGAGGAAGCAAGCGCGGCTGGGGGCGCACAGCGATATGGTGACGAAGGCCTTCGTGAACCGCACGCCCTCAGCGGCGATGCGGTCCATGTTCGGCGTGCGGACGAACGGATTGCCCGCGCAGCCCATCGCATCCCACCGCTGGTCGTCGGTGAGGATGACCACGATGTTCGGCCGTCTGCGTTCCGCGCGAGCGCGTTCGGCAAACGGCGCCCCGAGCGCGAGACCGGCTCCCGCCGCCGCTATTCGCTGCAGCGCTTGACGTCGCGTGAGACGATCTGCCATGTCCGCCTCCTGGGTCGCGGCCGGTGGGGCTGCGCACGATATGGACTATCGTTCATTTTCGTGCTGCGCAGCCGGATTCCTCGCCTCACCGGGGCGGCAGCCACCGCACTCCTGGAAGGCATCGAGCGGCCTCTCCCGAATCATAGCATCGGATCGTCTTGTGAACAGGAATCGTCCATGAGAGAGAATCACGCGAAGGAGAAGCTGCTGCGCGGTGAGCCGGTGTTCGGTTGCGCCGCGCTCGGCACGCATTACCCGGAACTTGCGCACACATACGCGGCGTCGGGCTTCGACTTTCTGCTCATCGAGAACGAACACTGGCCGATGTCGCTGGAGTCGGATCAACTGCTCGTGCGGGCGGCGCGCGCGGCGGACATCACGGCGATCACGCGGGTGCCGGATGCGGAGTATCATCTCGTCGCGCGGACGCTCGATACCGGGGCGGAGGGCATCATCGTGCCGCGGGTCGAGACGCCTGAGCGGGCCGCGGAGGTTGTTTCCTGGTCGCGTTTCCCGCCCGAGGGGCGGCGCGGCTGCGGGCCTGGGCCGCTGTTGTATGACTACGAGTCGGTACCCCTACCCGAGGCGTTGGAACACTGGAATCGCAATACGCTCGTTGTCATCCAGGCGGAGTCGCAGCAGGCGATCGAGCGGATTGACGAGATCGCGGCGGTGCCGGGCCTCGACGCGATCATGATCGGCCCGGCGGACCTCTCGATTTCCCTCGGGATTCCGCTGCAGCTGGATCATCCCGATTTCGTTCGTTCGGTCGAGGCGGTGTCCCAGGCGTGCGCAAACCACAGCATCATATCGGGGATGTTCATGGGTGACGTCGAGCGAGTGAAGCGATACGTGGGGCTCGGGATGCGCCTGTTCTCGTGCGGCGGCGATATCGGCCTAATTCGACAGGCGGGTACCGAGTTGGTGACGAAACTGCGCGCCGGCGCGCAAGAGGTGCTGGGCTAAGGTCGGAACGATGCTGCGACGCCGTTCGGGGATTGGCCGGCGGCAGCGAGGAGGTTAGTATGACGCCGAGAGAGAGAGTCAGCGCAGCGCTGAATCGCAAGCCGATTGACCGCATTCCGGTTGATTTCGGCGGCACGAACGAGACCGGCATTGGCGGCGTGGCGTACGTGCAACTGCGCCGCCACATCGGCCTCAATGGCCGCCCATTCCGGCTGCTCGACCTGTATCAGCAACTGGCGAAGGTCGAGGATGAGGCGCGGCGTTTCGCCGAGGGCAACGTGGTGCCGCTGGCGTACGAGGCGAAGGAGTATCAGCGGTGGACGCTGCCCGACGGGACGGAATGCGAGGTGCCGTCGCGGTGGCAGGCGGTGCGGCAGGATGACGGGTCGGACGTTCTGCTCGGCCCGCACGGCAAGCCGCTGCTGCGGCGGGCGGCGGACGGTTACTGGTTCGACCCTGTGGGGCCGCTGTGCGTCGGCATGGATTCTATCGAGGATATCGCCAAGTTCATGCCGATGATCAAGATCATGGATCGCCCGACGTACATAGACGAGACGCTGGACGACCTCGGCGCGCGGGCCAAGCGCCTCTACGAGGAAACGGATTACGCGATCGTCGGTCAGTTCGGGGGGCACATCTTCGCGGCGTCGCAGCTGCTCCGCGGGATGGCGAACTTCATGTGCGACCTGGTGGCGGACAAGCCGTTCGCGCGGGCGCTGATGGACACGCTTGCTGAAGTGCACATGGAGGAGTTCGACCATTACATCGCCGCCGTCGGCGATTACGTGCAAGTCGTGCACGTGGCGGACGACCTGGGCGCCCAGACCGGGCCGCAGATCAGCCCGGAGTTGTTCCGCGAGATGGTGCGGCCGCCGATGGAGCGTATGTACAAGTTCATGAAAGCGCGCACCAGCGCAAAGCTGTTCCTGCATTCATGTGGTTCGGTGTATAAACTCATCCCCGATCTCATCGAGATGGGCGTGGATATCCTGAACCCGGTGCAGGTGTCGGCGGCGGATATGGACACGGCCAAGCTCAAGCGCGAGTTCGGGCGCGATCTGGTCTTCTGGGGCGGGGGGTGCGACACGCAGAGGGTGCTGCCGTTCGGAACGCCGCGGGAAGTGCGCGAGGAGGTCAAGGGGCGTATTGACGACCTGGGGCCGGACGGATTCGTCTTCGCGCAGGTACACAACATCCAGCCCGGGGTGCCGCCGGAGAACCTCGAAGCGATGTGGCAGGCGGCGGCGGAGTTCGGGGCGGGGTAGGCTGCGAAGCGAACCGAGGCGATCGCGCGGGCGCAGGAAGCAGGGGGGCCCCACGCGCATATTCCTGCCGCCTGATTCGCGCGCGCCAAGACAGGAGTCCCCTGGCGCGACGCATCACCCCTGCATCCCGCGGACGGATTCGATCACGGCGTCGGCGAGGTACGTCACCTGATCCTGCGTCAGGCCGTAGAGCGGGAGGTGGGTGAAGCGGTGGCGGAAGACTTCCTCGGCATTCGGGCAGGAACGCCTCCCCTCTTCCGTGCTGTAGCCCATGCGGCGGAGCAATTCGAACTCGTAGAGCGGGGCAAAGTGCGGGATCTGTGTCACGCCGCGGGCTGCGAGTCTCTTCTTCAGTTCCTGGACGTCGCCGCCGGCGCGCGCGGGGTCAAGCTGGAGCAGGTAGAGGTGATGGGTGCTGCGCGTGTCGGCGGTGTCGAGCGGCGGCGTCACGATGCCGTCCACGTCGGCGAATCGCTGGTTGAGATACTCCGCCGCCGTGCGCCGCGCCGCGATGATAGAGTCGAGGCGTTCGAGCTGTGAGAGGAGCGCCACCGCCTGGACTTCGGTCGCCGAGTGATTGCCTGCAGCGAACCACCCGCCGCGGAGGTC
Proteins encoded in this region:
- a CDS encoding helix-turn-helix transcriptional regulator, whose amino-acid sequence is MRKADLRVRNRVKLARVERGYTQQELADLIGVTRQTIGLIEAEQYNPTITLCLCLAQALDKSLTDLFWAEEPQ
- a CDS encoding AraC family transcriptional regulator, producing MKRSTLKAYKERMLRVLVYIQQHLDDELSLEELAGVACFSPYHFHRIFRGMLGESVGEHIRRLRLERAASQLKRSDKPIIKIALEAGYETHEAFSRAFKAMESVSPSEFRSCSRSTSRISTASGVHYRGGKQLKDFNPICSGGEIMEVRIQNIEPMRAAFVRHTGPYGECSTAWGKLTAQLGRQGMLGGDTRFIGICYDDPEITPPEKLRYDACVTVNDDFEAEGEIGLQTITGGQYAVTTHFGAYEKLGETYAKLLGEWLPMSGRELRSAPCLECYLNDPDGTEPEDLITDIYAPLEPR
- a CDS encoding GyrI-like domain-containing protein yields the protein MMATQEKIDLFRTHQDEYAAPKSPILVNIREGIYLTIEGHGAPGGAEFTAKVGALYGVAYTIKMTRRFAGEQDYVIGKLEAQWWGEKEGVRFEQLPREKWNWRLLIRTPGFVGKHELKQAVSALLDKGKQREVAQVRLEKMAEGMCIQMLHVGPYERESDTIGEMKEFAYREGLVPVGKHHEIYLSDPRRVPPERLKTILRMPVVCRD
- a CDS encoding GIY-YIG nuclease family protein, which encodes MKRVYLLESVRYPRQRYVGLASDPEERLKEHNAGKSPHTSRYVPWRIVAAVRFEKAGRAVAFERYLKSGPGRAFAKRHFW
- a CDS encoding sulfatase-like hydrolase/transferase encodes the protein MADRLTRRQALQRIAAAGAGLALGAPFAERARAERRRPNIVVILTDDQRWDAMGCAGNPFVRTPNMDRIAAEGVRFTKAFVTISLCAPSRACFLTGTYPHTHGVRTNQGEEFGPPLRHFPAILSGVGYDTAFIGKWHMAPTAQPRPGFDYWLSFKGQGTYGDPQLNENGRDFKAQGYMTDLLTEYAVNWLQRPRSRPFCLYLSHKAVHGPFTPAARHADLYQDVDMPEPASFDDDFAGKPEWLRASMVRGARRQEWLADQDKPVPDRIPPGDWNPRNRSQLNYYRALAAVDEGVGKVLETLGQLGVLDSTVIVFAGDNGFFHGEHRRGDKRLMYEESILIPLLMRYPPLAPAGATPDEMILNVDLAPTMLDIAGVPVPDFMQGRSFAPLLAGGEYRARTSFLYQYWKEDWLPGIPTMLGVRTTRWKYITYPWIDDIDELYNLENDPHEMRNLALDPLYAPQLDVMKRELERLKRETDYAEPPPAPVVTQKARGLVLHYRFDGDDPARVADASGHGNDGAIHGARRRRWRGGTALQFTGNERVEVPKSRSLNVSNTPFAVDAWINATGRDGVVAARGGETHGFSLYLKDGRPHFALRIAGVVEKVGANRTINGEWVHLAAALTADRRMKLYVNGEEVASREGSAFIAADPNEDMQLGTDAGTPVADYRGNHALRGLIGEFRLYVGNMTGDQIRARYHAAVPARSH
- a CDS encoding aldolase, with the protein product MRENHAKEKLLRGEPVFGCAALGTHYPELAHTYAASGFDFLLIENEHWPMSLESDQLLVRAARAADITAITRVPDAEYHLVARTLDTGAEGIIVPRVETPERAAEVVSWSRFPPEGRRGCGPGPLLYDYESVPLPEALEHWNRNTLVVIQAESQQAIERIDEIAAVPGLDAIMIGPADLSISLGIPLQLDHPDFVRSVEAVSQACANHSIISGMFMGDVERVKRYVGLGMRLFSCGGDIGLIRQAGTELVTKLRAGAQEVLG